A single Streptomyces sp. Edi2 DNA region contains:
- the gnd gene encoding phosphogluconate dehydrogenase (NAD(+)-dependent, decarboxylating), with amino-acid sequence MELGLVGLGKMGGNMRERIRRAGHTVIGYDRNPDVADVNSLQGLVDKLKGPRVVWVMVPAGAATQSTIDELAELLSPGDIVVDGGNSRWTDDEKHAEELKAKGIGFVDCGVSGGVWGLENGYALMYGGDKDDVAKVQPVFDALKPEGEFGSVHAGKVGAGHFAKMVHNGIEYAMMQAYAEGWELLEKVDSVTDVRAVFRSWQEGTVIRSWLLDLAVNALDGDEHLDELQGYAADSGEGRWTVEAAIDNAVPLHAITASLFARFSSRQDDSPQMKMIAALRNQFGGHAVENKK; translated from the coding sequence ATGGAGCTCGGTCTCGTCGGTCTCGGCAAGATGGGCGGCAATATGCGCGAGCGCATCCGCCGCGCCGGTCACACCGTCATCGGATACGACCGCAACCCCGACGTGGCGGATGTCAACAGCCTTCAGGGGCTTGTGGACAAGCTCAAGGGTCCGCGGGTGGTCTGGGTCATGGTGCCGGCCGGTGCCGCCACCCAGTCCACGATCGACGAGCTGGCCGAACTGCTGTCGCCGGGCGACATCGTCGTGGACGGCGGCAACTCCCGCTGGACCGACGACGAGAAGCACGCCGAGGAGCTGAAGGCCAAGGGCATCGGCTTCGTCGACTGCGGCGTCTCCGGCGGTGTCTGGGGCCTGGAGAACGGCTATGCGTTGATGTACGGCGGCGACAAGGACGATGTCGCCAAGGTGCAGCCGGTCTTCGACGCCCTCAAGCCCGAGGGTGAGTTCGGCTCGGTGCACGCCGGCAAGGTTGGCGCGGGCCACTTCGCGAAGATGGTCCACAACGGCATCGAGTACGCCATGATGCAGGCCTACGCCGAGGGCTGGGAGCTGCTGGAGAAGGTCGACTCCGTCACCGACGTGCGCGCGGTCTTCCGCTCCTGGCAGGAGGGCACAGTCATCCGTTCCTGGCTGCTCGACCTGGCCGTCAACGCCCTCGACGGCGACGAGCACCTCGACGAGCTGCAGGGCTACGCCGCCGACTCCGGTGAGGGCCGCTGGACGGTCGAGGCCGCGATCGACAACGCCGTGCCGCTGCATGCGATCACGGCCTCGCTCTTCGCGCGCTTCTCCTCACGTCAGGACGACTCCCCGCAGATGAAGATGATCGCCGCGCTGCGCAACCAGTTCGGTGGCCACGCGGTCGAGAACAAGAAGTAG
- the dnaN gene encoding DNA polymerase III subunit beta, translating into MKIRVERDVLAEAVAWAAKSLPARPPVPVLAGLLLKAEEGALSLSGFDYEVSARVSVEAEVEEEGTVLVSGRLLADICRALPNRPVEISTDGVRVTVVCGSSRFTLHTLPVEEYPSLPTMPTATGTVPGEVFAAAAAQVAIAAGRDDTLPVLTGVRIEIEGDTVTLASTDRYRFAVREFLWKPESPDASAVALVPAKTLLDTAKSLSSGDTVTLALSGSGQGEGLIGFEGAGRRTTTRLLEGDLPKYRTLFPTEFNSVAVIETAPFVEAVKRVALVAERNTPVRLSFEQGVLILEAGSSDDAQAVERVDADLDGDDISIAFNPGFLLEGLSAIDSPVAQLSFTTSTKPALLSGRPAKDAEADDAYKYLIMPVRLSG; encoded by the coding sequence GTGAAGATCCGGGTGGAGCGCGATGTACTCGCGGAGGCAGTGGCCTGGGCGGCCAAGAGCCTCCCGGCCCGTCCGCCGGTGCCCGTCCTCGCGGGCCTGCTGCTGAAGGCGGAGGAGGGCGCGCTGAGCCTCTCCGGCTTCGACTACGAGGTCTCCGCCCGGGTCTCGGTGGAAGCAGAGGTGGAAGAGGAGGGCACGGTCCTCGTCTCCGGCCGGCTGCTCGCCGACATCTGCCGTGCGCTCCCCAACCGCCCGGTGGAGATCTCCACCGACGGTGTACGCGTGACCGTCGTCTGTGGCTCCTCGCGCTTCACCCTCCACACCCTTCCTGTGGAGGAGTACCCGTCCCTGCCGACGATGCCCACCGCCACCGGCACCGTCCCCGGTGAGGTCTTCGCCGCGGCCGCCGCCCAGGTCGCCATCGCCGCCGGCCGTGACGACACCCTTCCGGTGCTCACCGGCGTACGGATCGAGATCGAGGGCGACACCGTCACCCTGGCCTCCACCGACCGCTACCGCTTCGCGGTGCGCGAGTTCCTGTGGAAGCCGGAGAGCCCGGACGCCTCCGCGGTCGCGCTGGTCCCCGCCAAGACGCTGCTGGACACCGCCAAGTCCCTGAGCAGCGGCGACACCGTGACGCTCGCGCTGTCCGGCTCCGGCCAGGGCGAGGGGCTGATCGGTTTCGAGGGCGCCGGGCGCCGGACGACGACCCGTCTGCTGGAAGGCGACCTGCCGAAGTACCGCACCCTCTTCCCGACCGAGTTCAATTCGGTCGCCGTGATCGAGACCGCCCCGTTCGTCGAGGCCGTCAAGCGTGTGGCGCTGGTGGCCGAGCGGAACACCCCGGTCCGGCTGAGCTTCGAGCAGGGCGTGCTGATCCTGGAGGCCGGCTCCAGCGACGATGCACAGGCTGTGGAGCGGGTGGACGCCGACCTGGACGGCGACGACATCTCGATCGCCTTCAACCCCGGCTTCCTCCTGGAGGGCCTGTCGGCCATCGACTCCCCGGTGGCGCAGCTGTCCTTCACGACCTCGACCAAGCCCGCGCTGCTGAGCGGCCGGCCCGCCAAGGACGCCGAGGCGGACGACGCGTACAAGTACCTGATCATGCCGGTGCGGCTCTCGGGCTGA
- the dnaA gene encoding chromosomal replication initiator protein DnaA produces the protein MADVPADLAAVWPRVLDHLLRAEADGLKPKDQDWLKRTQPLALVADTALLAVPNEFAKGVLEGRLAPLIGEALSHECGRPIRIAITVDDSAEEPPTPPAPPHQSPQHQSSPQQHTPHPQQSHQAQQQHDAYDGYEARHDNRHESRHDNRHDGRQGYGHRGQGEDLPGVRPAYPDYQQPRHEPGGWPQHSSGMAGSPGPRDDYGWQQQHLGGYPERDPYASPSSHGAPHQQRQSDYRGQAPDRNGPPQHSDGRSPYDQPRRDLSEHQPGGHNGRSGVPGSGPGAVLPAPSGAPSPLAAQPAPATGPGEPTARLNPKYLFDTFVIGASNRFAHAAAVAVAEAPAKAYNPLFIYGESGLGKTHLLHAIGHYARSLYPGTRVRYVSSEEFTNEFINSIRDGKADAFRKRYRDMDILLVDDIQFLASKESTQEEFFHTFNTLHNANKQIVLSSDRPPKQLVTLEDRLRNRFEWGLITDVQPPELETRIAILRKKAVQEQLNAPPEVLEFIASRISRNIRELEGALIRVTAFASLNRQPVDLGLTEIVLKDLIPGGEDAAPEITATAIMASTADYFGLTIDDLCGSSRSRVLVTARQIAMYLCRELTDLSLPKIGAQFGGRDHTTVMHADRKIRALMAERRSIYNQVTELTNRIKNG, from the coding sequence GTGGCTGATGTACCTGCCGATCTTGCCGCAGTGTGGCCGCGCGTGCTCGACCATCTTCTTCGCGCGGAGGCCGACGGGCTCAAGCCCAAGGACCAGGACTGGCTCAAGCGCACCCAGCCGCTGGCGCTGGTCGCCGACACCGCGCTGCTCGCCGTCCCCAACGAGTTCGCCAAGGGCGTGCTGGAAGGCCGTCTTGCGCCGCTGATCGGGGAGGCGCTGAGCCATGAGTGCGGCCGCCCGATCCGGATCGCGATCACCGTTGACGACTCCGCCGAGGAGCCCCCGACACCGCCCGCGCCCCCGCACCAGTCCCCCCAGCACCAGTCGTCGCCTCAGCAGCACACCCCGCACCCTCAGCAGTCACATCAGGCACAGCAGCAACACGATGCCTACGACGGCTACGAAGCACGGCACGACAACCGCCACGAGAGCCGGCACGACAACCGGCATGACGGCCGGCAGGGCTACGGGCACCGAGGACAGGGCGAGGACCTGCCTGGCGTGCGCCCCGCCTATCCGGACTACCAGCAGCCCCGGCACGAGCCCGGCGGCTGGCCGCAGCACTCCTCCGGTATGGCCGGCAGCCCAGGCCCGCGCGACGACTACGGCTGGCAGCAGCAGCACCTCGGCGGCTACCCCGAGCGCGACCCCTACGCCTCCCCCTCGTCCCATGGAGCGCCGCATCAGCAGCGGCAGAGCGACTACCGGGGGCAGGCGCCCGACCGCAACGGGCCGCCGCAGCACTCCGACGGCCGCTCCCCCTACGACCAGCCGCGCCGCGACCTCTCCGAGCATCAGCCCGGCGGGCACAACGGGCGCTCGGGCGTTCCCGGCTCCGGCCCCGGCGCCGTGCTTCCCGCGCCCAGCGGTGCGCCCAGCCCGCTCGCCGCGCAGCCCGCACCGGCGACCGGCCCCGGTGAGCCGACCGCGCGGCTGAACCCGAAGTACCTCTTCGACACCTTCGTCATCGGTGCCTCGAACCGCTTTGCGCACGCCGCCGCGGTCGCCGTCGCCGAGGCGCCGGCCAAGGCGTACAACCCGCTGTTCATCTACGGGGAGTCCGGTCTCGGCAAGACCCACCTGCTGCATGCGATCGGGCACTACGCGCGCAGCCTGTACCCCGGCACCCGGGTGCGGTACGTGAGCTCGGAGGAGTTCACCAACGAGTTCATCAACTCCATCCGCGACGGCAAGGCGGACGCGTTCCGCAAGCGCTACCGCGACATGGACATCCTGCTGGTCGACGACATCCAGTTCCTGGCGAGCAAGGAGTCGACGCAGGAGGAGTTCTTCCACACCTTCAATACGCTGCACAACGCGAACAAGCAGATCGTGCTCTCCAGTGACCGGCCGCCCAAGCAGCTGGTCACCCTGGAGGACCGGCTGCGCAACCGCTTCGAGTGGGGCCTGATCACCGACGTCCAGCCGCCCGAGCTGGAGACCCGGATCGCGATCCTGCGCAAGAAGGCGGTCCAGGAGCAGCTGAACGCGCCGCCGGAGGTGCTGGAGTTCATCGCGTCCCGGATCTCGCGCAACATCCGTGAGCTGGAGGGCGCGCTGATCCGGGTCACGGCGTTCGCCTCGCTCAACCGGCAGCCGGTGGACCTGGGACTGACCGAGATCGTGCTGAAGGACCTGATCCCCGGTGGCGAGGACGCCGCGCCGGAGATCACCGCGACCGCGATCATGGCCTCGACCGCCGACTACTTCGGGCTGACCATCGACGACCTCTGCGGCTCCTCGCGCAGCCGGGTGCTGGTGACCGCCCGCCAGATCGCCATGTACCTGTGCCGCGAGCTCACCGATCTCTCGCTGCCGAAGATCGGCGCGCAGTTCGGCGGCCGCGACCACACGACCGTGATGCACGCCGACCGCAAGATCCGCGCGCTGATGGCCGAGCGGCGCTCGATCTACAACCAGGTCACCGAGCTGACCAATCGCATCAAGAACGGCTGA
- the rpmH gene encoding 50S ribosomal protein L34, which yields MSKRTFQPNNRRRAKTHGFRLRMRTRAGRAILASRRGKGRARLSA from the coding sequence GTGAGCAAGCGCACCTTCCAGCCGAACAACCGCCGCCGCGCGAAGACCCACGGCTTCCGCCTGCGCATGCGGACCCGCGCCGGCCGCGCGATTCTCGCGTCCCGCCGTGGCAAGGGTCGCGCCCGCCTGTCGGCCTGA
- the rnpA gene encoding ribonuclease P protein component produces MLPTENRLRRREDFATAVRRGRRAGRPLLVVHFRSGATDPHGSGESVPPARAGFVVSKAVGNAVVRNKVQRRLRHLMRDRLDRLPAGSLVVVRALPCAGNAEYDQLARDLDAALERLLGGVPRGCHPPGAVTGGSSAAGPRNPGRDPGGSAQ; encoded by the coding sequence GTGCTGCCTACCGAGAATCGGCTGAGGCGGCGCGAGGACTTTGCGACCGCGGTACGCCGGGGACGCAGGGCCGGGCGCCCGCTCCTTGTCGTTCATTTCCGCAGCGGTGCAACGGACCCGCACGGGTCGGGGGAAAGTGTTCCCCCGGCACGTGCGGGTTTCGTCGTGAGCAAGGCAGTGGGCAACGCTGTCGTGCGCAACAAGGTCCAGCGCAGGCTTCGGCATCTGATGCGCGACCGGCTGGACCGGCTGCCCGCCGGTAGCCTGGTTGTCGTACGGGCCCTGCCCTGCGCGGGTAATGCGGAATACGACCAGCTGGCCCGCGACCTGGATGCCGCTCTTGAGCGGCTGCTGGGAGGGGTGCCGAGAGGCTGCCATCCCCCGGGGGCTGTGACCGGCGGCAGCTCCGCCGCGGGCCCCCGGAACCCCGGACGGGACCCGGGAGGGAGCGCACAGTGA
- the yidD gene encoding membrane protein insertion efficiency factor YidD, translating into MKYPLLLLIKIYQWTISPLLGPVCKYYPSCSHYGYTAIDRHGAVKGTALTAWRILRCNPWSLGGVDHVPPRKRPVWHQRLRSRLGGPTVPEPVAQPETQPNAQGA; encoded by the coding sequence GTGAAGTACCCGCTGCTGCTTTTGATCAAGATCTACCAGTGGACCATCAGCCCCTTGCTGGGACCGGTCTGCAAGTACTACCCGTCGTGCTCGCACTATGGCTATACGGCCATCGACCGGCACGGTGCGGTGAAAGGGACTGCGCTGACAGCCTGGCGCATCCTGCGATGCAATCCGTGGTCGCTCGGTGGCGTCGACCACGTCCCTCCCCGGAAGCGTCCGGTTTGGCATCAGCGGCTGAGGAGCCGCCTGGGCGGGCCCACCGTCCCTGAGCCTGTCGCCCAGCCCGAGACTCAGCCCAACGCCCAAGGAGCCTGA
- the yidC gene encoding membrane protein insertase YidC: protein MDTILGPLYIAVSWIIVQFHSFYSLIFDKDSGAAWGLSIVSLVVLIRICLIPLFVKQIKSTRNMQALQPKMKAIQERYKSDKQRQSEEMMKLYKETGTNPLSSCLPILAQSPFFISLYQVLSHIAKNTTVGVIDQPLLQSAQKAHIFGAPLAAKFMDSAAKIQSLGASVIDVRVVTIIMIVLMSASQFYTQRQLMTKNVDLTVKTPFMQQQKMLMYVFPLMFAVFGINFPVGVLVYWLTTNVWTMGQQMFVIRRNPTPGSKAFAERQERLRAAGKVVEDPAVVEAKQAAEEARQHRQQPKRQSKSQRQTGGAVPAGGAQNRTRAGSAPDDTGAGQGAAKKQSLEKKDAPEGKEKGGASGSRTTKSGQRKGQQRPKHPSKK, encoded by the coding sequence GTGGACACGATCCTCGGTCCCCTCTATATCGCTGTTTCCTGGATCATCGTCCAGTTCCACTCGTTCTACAGCCTCATCTTTGACAAGGACAGTGGCGCGGCGTGGGGTCTGTCCATCGTCTCGCTGGTGGTGCTGATCCGTATCTGCCTGATCCCGCTCTTTGTGAAGCAGATCAAGTCGACGCGGAACATGCAGGCGCTTCAGCCGAAGATGAAGGCGATCCAGGAGCGCTACAAGAGCGACAAGCAGCGCCAGTCCGAAGAGATGATGAAGCTCTACAAGGAGACGGGCACCAACCCGCTCTCGAGCTGTCTCCCGATTCTGGCCCAGTCGCCGTTCTTCATCTCGCTGTATCAGGTTCTGAGCCACATCGCGAAGAACACGACGGTCGGCGTCATCGACCAGCCGCTGTTGCAGAGCGCGCAGAAGGCGCACATCTTCGGTGCGCCGCTGGCGGCGAAGTTCATGGACAGCGCGGCGAAGATCCAGAGCCTCGGCGCTTCGGTGATCGACGTCCGCGTGGTCACGATCATCATGATCGTCCTGATGTCGGCGTCGCAGTTCTACACGCAGCGCCAGCTGATGACCAAGAACGTCGACCTCACGGTGAAGACGCCGTTCATGCAGCAGCAGAAGATGCTGATGTACGTCTTCCCCCTCATGTTCGCCGTCTTCGGTATCAACTTCCCCGTCGGTGTTCTCGTCTACTGGCTGACCACCAACGTGTGGACCATGGGCCAGCAGATGTTCGTCATCCGTCGTAACCCGACCCCGGGCAGCAAGGCCTTCGCGGAGCGCCAGGAGCGGCTGCGGGCCGCCGGCAAGGTCGTCGAGGACCCGGCCGTCGTCGAGGCGAAGCAGGCCGCCGAGGAGGCGCGCCAGCACCGCCAGCAGCCCAAGCGTCAGTCGAAGTCCCAGCGGCAGACCGGTGGCGCGGTACCGGCCGGCGGTGCGCAGAACCGTACGCGCGCCGGATCCGCGCCGGATGACACGGGCGCCGGACAGGGTGCTGCGAAGAAGCAGTCGCTGGAGAAGAAGGACGCGCCGGAGGGCAAGGAGAAGGGCGGCGCCTCCGGGTCCCGCACCACCAAGTCCGGTCAGCGCAAGGGCCAGCAGCGCCCCAAGCACCCGTCCAAGAAGTAA
- a CDS encoding R3H domain-containing nucleic acid-binding protein: protein MTDTTPATKGTDTLTRLEQEGEIAADYLEGLLDIADLDGDIDMDVEADRAAVSIISDSTSRDLQKLVGRDGEVLEALQELTRLAVHRETGDRSRLMLDIAGFRARKREELAEIGAKAAEEVKGTGEPVKLDPMTPFERKVVHDAVAAAGLQSESEGEEPQRRVVVLPA from the coding sequence GTGACGGACACGACCCCTGCCACCAAGGGCACCGACACCCTGACCCGCCTGGAGCAGGAAGGCGAGATCGCGGCCGACTACCTCGAAGGTCTGCTGGACATCGCCGACCTCGACGGTGACATCGACATGGATGTCGAGGCCGACCGTGCCGCTGTGTCGATCATCAGTGACTCGACCAGCCGTGACCTGCAGAAGCTGGTGGGCCGCGACGGTGAGGTGCTGGAGGCCCTGCAGGAGCTGACCCGGCTGGCCGTGCACCGTGAAACCGGTGACCGCAGCCGTCTGATGCTGGACATCGCCGGCTTCCGGGCGCGTAAGCGCGAGGAGCTTGCGGAGATCGGCGCGAAGGCCGCGGAAGAGGTCAAGGGCACCGGTGAGCCGGTGAAGCTCGACCCCATGACGCCGTTCGAGCGCAAGGTCGTCCACGACGCGGTGGCGGCGGCCGGACTCCAGAGCGAGTCCGAGGGCGAGGAGCCGCAGCGCCGAGTGGTTGTTCTCCCGGCCTGA
- the rsmG gene encoding 16S rRNA (guanine(527)-N(7))-methyltransferase RsmG, with protein sequence MTEAAAELPPAPKVAEEVFGERFPEAVRYGELLADAGVKRGLIGPREVPRLWERHLLNCAVLSEVVPEGVSVCDVGSGAGLPGIPLALVRPDLKITLLEPLLRRTNFLQEVVELLGLDHVTVVRGRAEEVMGKLPQVHVVTARAVAPLDRLAGWGVPLLRPYGEMLALKGDAAEEELKGARAALSKLGVVETSVVHVGGGIVDPPSTVVRVEVGESPGGVRFAAKRAKAARVGRASRGRRR encoded by the coding sequence GTGACGGAGGCAGCAGCGGAGCTCCCTCCTGCGCCGAAGGTGGCGGAGGAGGTTTTCGGCGAGCGCTTTCCGGAGGCCGTGCGGTACGGCGAACTGCTCGCCGACGCCGGGGTGAAGCGTGGGCTCATCGGCCCGCGTGAGGTGCCGCGGCTGTGGGAGCGGCATCTGTTGAACTGCGCGGTGCTCTCCGAGGTGGTGCCCGAGGGCGTCTCGGTCTGCGATGTGGGTTCGGGGGCCGGGCTGCCCGGTATCCCGCTGGCTCTGGTGCGCCCGGATTTGAAGATCACGCTGCTGGAGCCACTGCTGCGGCGTACGAACTTCCTTCAGGAAGTCGTCGAGCTGCTGGGCCTGGACCATGTCACGGTCGTGCGCGGGCGGGCCGAAGAAGTGATGGGGAAGCTGCCCCAGGTGCATGTGGTGACGGCGCGTGCCGTTGCCCCGCTCGACCGGCTGGCCGGCTGGGGGGTTCCGCTGCTGCGTCCGTACGGCGAGATGCTGGCGCTCAAGGGCGATGCCGCGGAGGAGGAGCTCAAGGGAGCCCGGGCGGCGCTGAGCAAGCTCGGCGTCGTGGAGACCTCGGTGGTGCATGTGGGCGGGGGCATCGTGGATCCGCCCTCGACCGTCGTGCGGGTCGAGGTGGGCGAGAGCCCCGGCGGTGTGCGCTTCGCCGCCAAGCGGGCCAAGGCGGCTCGGGTGGGCCGTGCGTCGAGGGGCCGCCGGCGCTGA
- a CDS encoding ParA family protein, translating into MAGSEHCEPDVEESESLRSDANIAGPMTDPVPGPRSESFGDDVSRETPPPMDDTPIGRAAQLAVEALGRAGEGLPRPEQTRVMVVANQKGGVGKTTTTVNLAAALALHGARVLVIDLDPQGNASTALGIDHHSEVPSIYDVLVESKPLSDVVQPVVDVEGLFCAPATIDLAGAEIELVSLVARESRLDRAIKAYEQPLDYIFIDCPPSLGLLTVNALVAGAEVLIPIQCEYYALEGLGQLLRNVDLVRGHLNPKLHVSTILLTMYDGRTRLASQVADEVRSHFGHEVLRTSIPRSVRISEAPSYGQTVLTYDPGSSGSLSYLEAAREIALRGVPQTGGQGLSVNYEAQHSISEGNQ; encoded by the coding sequence ATGGCAGGCTCTGAACATTGCGAGCCTGATGTCGAGGAGAGTGAATCCTTGCGGTCCGACGCCAACATCGCGGGACCGATGACCGACCCGGTCCCCGGTCCCCGTAGCGAGTCGTTCGGGGACGACGTTTCACGTGAAACGCCGCCCCCGATGGACGACACCCCGATCGGTCGTGCAGCTCAGCTGGCGGTGGAGGCACTCGGCCGCGCGGGTGAGGGGCTGCCCCGGCCTGAACAGACTCGGGTCATGGTGGTTGCCAACCAGAAGGGCGGGGTCGGCAAGACCACGACCACGGTGAACCTGGCGGCCGCCTTGGCCTTGCACGGTGCCCGGGTTCTGGTGATCGACCTCGACCCCCAGGGCAATGCGTCAACGGCGCTGGGCATCGACCACCACTCCGAAGTGCCCTCCATCTACGACGTACTGGTGGAGAGCAAGCCACTCTCCGATGTCGTACAGCCGGTCGTGGATGTGGAGGGCTTGTTCTGTGCGCCCGCCACAATCGATCTGGCCGGTGCGGAGATCGAGCTGGTCTCGCTGGTGGCCCGTGAGAGCCGGCTGGACCGGGCCATCAAGGCGTATGAACAGCCGCTGGACTACATCTTCATCGACTGCCCGCCCTCGCTCGGCCTGCTGACGGTCAACGCGCTGGTGGCCGGCGCCGAGGTACTGATCCCGATTCAGTGCGAGTACTACGCACTGGAGGGGCTGGGCCAGCTGCTCCGGAACGTTGATCTGGTGCGGGGGCATCTCAACCCCAAGCTCCACGTCTCGACGATCTTGCTCACCATGTACGACGGCCGCACCCGGCTGGCCTCTCAGGTCGCCGACGAGGTGCGCAGTCACTTCGGCCACGAGGTGCTCCGTACGAGCATTCCCCGCTCGGTGCGCATCTCCGAGGCACCCAGCTATGGGCAGACGGTGCTCACCTATGACCCGGGATCCAGTGGCTCGCTTTCGTATCTCGAGGCAGCCCGAGAGATCGCTTTGCGTGGGGTCCCGCAGACCGGAGGCCAGGGCCTCAGCGTCAACTATGAAGCACAGCACAGCATCTCGGAGGGGAATCAGTGA
- a CDS encoding ParB/RepB/Spo0J family partition protein, producing the protein MSERRRGLGRGLGALIPAAPQSTDHTGPTGQGAASSSSAPVLAPERGVAAAKVTSLPTHGVSRETETPAGSEASSAGVSEVAGAHFAEVPLDAIKPNPRQPREVFDEDALAELVTSIKEVGLLQPVVVRQTGPGRYELIMGERRWRACREAGLEKIPAIVRATDDEKLLLDALLENLHRAQLNPLEEAAAYDQLLKDFKCTHDELADRIGRSRPQVSNTLRLLKLSPSVQKRLAAGVLSAGHARALLSVEDSEEQDHLARRIVAEGLSVRSVEEIVTLMGSTPTSASKAKGPRAGTRVSPALTGLASRLSDRFETRVKVDLGQKKGKIVVEFASMDDLERILGTLAPGEGRVLGQSLAEENDGEE; encoded by the coding sequence GTGAGCGAACGACGTAGAGGCCTGGGCCGTGGGCTCGGTGCGCTGATCCCCGCGGCACCGCAGAGCACGGACCATACCGGGCCTACGGGGCAGGGAGCGGCGTCATCGTCGTCCGCACCGGTCTTGGCCCCGGAGCGAGGAGTGGCGGCCGCCAAGGTGACGTCGCTGCCGACGCACGGTGTTTCACGTGAAACGGAGACACCGGCAGGGTCGGAGGCATCGTCGGCGGGCGTCTCGGAAGTAGCAGGCGCGCACTTCGCGGAAGTGCCACTGGACGCGATCAAGCCGAACCCGCGCCAGCCGCGCGAGGTCTTCGACGAGGACGCCCTTGCCGAGCTGGTCACCTCCATCAAGGAGGTGGGCCTGCTCCAGCCGGTGGTGGTCCGTCAGACGGGACCGGGGCGGTATGAGCTCATCATGGGCGAGCGCCGCTGGCGGGCTTGCCGTGAGGCCGGCCTGGAGAAAATTCCCGCGATCGTGCGGGCCACGGACGATGAGAAGCTGCTGCTCGATGCGCTTCTGGAAAATCTCCACCGGGCACAGCTCAACCCGCTGGAAGAGGCAGCCGCTTATGACCAGCTGCTGAAGGACTTCAAGTGCACGCATGACGAGCTGGCCGACCGGATCGGTCGTTCGCGTCCGCAGGTCTCCAACACGCTGCGGCTGCTGAAGCTCTCGCCGTCCGTGCAGAAGCGGCTCGCCGCAGGTGTGCTCTCCGCAGGACATGCCCGCGCTCTGCTGTCCGTGGAGGACTCGGAGGAGCAGGACCACCTCGCGCGCCGCATCGTGGCGGAGGGGCTGTCGGTCCGTTCCGTCGAGGAGATTGTGACGCTGATGGGGTCGACCCCCACGAGCGCGAGCAAGGCCAAGGGACCCCGTGCGGGCACCCGGGTGTCCCCCGCGCTGACGGGGCTGGCCTCCCGGCTGTCCGATCGCTTCGAGACCCGGGTGAAGGTCGACCTGGGGCAGAAGAAGGGAAAGATCGTCGTCGAGTTCGCCTCGATGGACGATCTGGAGCGCATCCTCGGCACGCTCGCCCCTGGCGAGGGGCGCGTCCTGGGCCAGTCGCTGGCCGAGGAGAACGACGGCGAAGAGTGA